The proteins below come from a single Mucilaginibacter mali genomic window:
- the plsY gene encoding glycerol-3-phosphate 1-O-acyltransferase PlsY — protein sequence MITIYSITSLILAYLLGSIPTAVWIGQAFYKVDVREYGSGNAGATNTFRVLGKKAGIPVMLIDILKGFTATNLAYLSILGMPSAVDSHSVVFTNYELALGITAVMGHLFPIFAGFRGGKGVATLFGMVLAVHLQAALLCVIVFIVILLLTKYVSLSSIVASFTYLIGVTFVFPVSVRSVVIYGMCICVLILVTHQKNIERLLHGRESKVNLFKKKVASV from the coding sequence ATGATAACTATCTACTCAATTACTTCCCTGATTTTGGCGTACCTGTTAGGTTCCATCCCCACAGCTGTGTGGATAGGGCAGGCCTTTTACAAAGTCGACGTACGCGAATATGGCAGCGGCAACGCGGGGGCTACCAACACCTTTAGAGTACTAGGCAAAAAAGCCGGTATCCCGGTAATGCTTATAGATATACTGAAAGGGTTTACGGCTACCAATTTGGCCTACCTGAGTATTTTGGGCATGCCATCGGCGGTGGATTCGCATTCGGTGGTATTTACTAATTACGAGCTGGCTTTGGGCATCACCGCGGTGATGGGCCATTTGTTCCCGATTTTCGCAGGTTTTAGGGGCGGCAAGGGCGTGGCTACACTTTTTGGTATGGTACTTGCCGTGCATTTACAAGCCGCGTTGCTTTGCGTAATTGTGTTTATTGTGATCTTATTACTCACCAAATACGTGTCGTTGAGTTCAATTGTGGCCAGTTTTACTTATTTAATTGGGGTTACATTTGTTTTCCCGGTGTCGGTACGTTCGGTGGTGATCTACGGCATGTGTATCTGTGTGCTGATCTTAGTCACTCATCAAAAAAATATAGAACGCTTGCTGCACGGACGGGAATCGAAAGTGAACCTGTTTAAGAAAAAAGTAGCAAGCGTATGA
- a CDS encoding M48 family metallopeptidase — protein MKNYRITLAIISSLIFFGCATVPLTGRKQLSLVGDGQINQSAAQSYTQLLSDPKTKVISGTADAQRVRRVGNQLAAAIEKYLSDNGYAGKYDFKWEFNLIQSKEINAWCMPGGKVAVYSGIMPLTKDDAGLATVMGHEIGHAIARHSAERISQQFAAQTGGALVGVASSNQSSTTQAIINQLYGTSSGLMLLHYSRAQESEADRLGLTFMAMAGYDPNNAVGFWERMAAQSKNTTPEFLSTHPADATRIADIRTHIPEAMKYYRR, from the coding sequence ATGAAAAACTACAGGATAACCTTAGCAATAATTTCTTCACTTATATTTTTTGGCTGTGCCACCGTTCCGCTCACCGGACGAAAGCAGCTAAGTTTGGTTGGCGACGGGCAAATTAACCAATCGGCCGCGCAGAGCTATACCCAGCTATTATCAGATCCCAAGACAAAAGTCATCAGCGGTACGGCTGATGCCCAGCGTGTGAGGCGCGTAGGTAACCAACTGGCAGCCGCGATAGAAAAATACCTGAGCGATAACGGCTATGCCGGCAAATACGATTTTAAATGGGAGTTTAACCTGATACAAAGTAAAGAGATAAATGCCTGGTGCATGCCCGGTGGCAAGGTAGCCGTTTATAGTGGCATTATGCCTTTAACCAAAGATGATGCCGGCCTGGCCACTGTGATGGGGCACGAGATCGGCCATGCCATTGCCCGCCACTCGGCAGAGCGGATATCACAGCAATTTGCGGCACAAACCGGCGGCGCGCTGGTTGGGGTAGCATCGAGCAACCAAAGCAGCACTACGCAAGCCATCATTAATCAGCTATATGGCACCAGCAGTGGCTTAATGTTACTGCATTACTCACGCGCGCAGGAATCAGAAGCAGACAGGCTTGGCTTAACCTTTATGGCCATGGCCGGATACGATCCTAATAATGCCGTCGGCTTTTGGGAGCGTATGGCTGCCCAAAGCAAAAACACCACGCCCGAATTTTTAAGCACGCACCCGGCCGATGCCACCCGTATTGCCGATATCCGTACGCATATCCCTGAGGCGATGAAATATTATCGTAGATAA
- a CDS encoding YqjF family protein, producing MQKRTFLKAKWINLLMLNYEVDPDILKPYLPPGTVLDTWQGKTLVSMVGFLFQDTRMMGVRWPFHVNFEEINLRFYVRYFDGKGWKRGAVFISEIVPKYMIAAIANTFYNEHYMAMPTRHEIIPIDDSQTRYNYGWKYKGQWCRLEATVNNTRQPIIPDSAEEFIFEHYWGYNKVSENTTIEYQVEHITWQTGEVTEAVFEAPIAKLYDPAFEPWLTRQPQSAFFADGSDVIVRAGSRFNSTAL from the coding sequence ATGCAAAAACGGACATTCCTCAAGGCCAAATGGATCAACCTCCTGATGCTGAATTATGAGGTTGATCCGGATATATTAAAACCGTATCTACCACCCGGCACCGTATTGGATACATGGCAGGGCAAAACGTTGGTAAGTATGGTGGGTTTTCTGTTCCAGGATACCCGTATGATGGGTGTCCGCTGGCCATTCCACGTTAATTTTGAAGAGATCAACCTACGTTTTTATGTACGTTATTTTGATGGGAAAGGTTGGAAGCGTGGCGCTGTATTTATCAGCGAGATAGTACCCAAATACATGATAGCCGCCATAGCCAATACTTTTTATAACGAACATTACATGGCCATGCCAACCCGGCATGAAATTATCCCCATTGATGACTCCCAAACCCGCTACAATTACGGCTGGAAATATAAAGGGCAATGGTGCCGCCTTGAAGCTACCGTAAATAATACCCGTCAGCCCATCATACCCGACAGCGCCGAGGAGTTTATCTTTGAACATTATTGGGGATACAATAAAGTAAGTGAAAATACCACCATCGAATACCAGGTTGAGCATATCACCTGGCAAACAGGCGAGGTGACCGAAGCGGTTTTTGAAGCACCTATAGCCAAGTTGTACGACCCGGCTTTTGAACCGTGGTTAACACGCCAGCCCCAATCGGCATTTTTTGCCGATGGGTCTGATGTTATTGTAAGGGCTGGGAGCAGGTTTAATAGTACAGCTTTGTAA
- a CDS encoding PIN domain-containing protein, with product MAFLIDSNIIIYSYSDEYQYLREIILDDSVYISEISRIEVLGYHKLKPDEERYFIDVFDVVPVITPSRAIFGKAI from the coding sequence ATGGCTTTTTTAATAGATAGTAACATCATTATTTATTCCTACTCAGACGAGTATCAATATTTGCGTGAAATTATTTTAGATGATTCTGTCTATATCTCTGAGATATCAAGGATAGAAGTCCTTGGTTATCATAAATTGAAACCCGATGAAGAAAGATATTTTATCGATGTTTTTGATGTTGTGCCGGTCATAACTCCTTCGCGAGCAATATTTGGTAAAGCTATATAA
- a CDS encoding PIN domain-containing protein: protein MIAATALVHNLVLYTRNTDDFEKIKELKCMNPVRAK, encoded by the coding sequence TTGATAGCAGCTACCGCGCTTGTTCATAACTTGGTGTTATATACCAGGAACACTGACGATTTTGAAAAAATTAAAGAACTGAAGTGTATGAACCCAGTACGGGCTAAATAA
- a CDS encoding anthranilate synthase component I family protein: MNFISPDITAFKQKALQWASGFGVACYLDSNNFSDPYTNFDALIATGVKHELKADIGSAFEQLEQYRYEHPGWMTGFFTYDLKNEIEQLSSSNPDHLHLPGLYFFVPEHLIIIKGDEVIITSDDSQNILQEIEKQGIQFYQGSPAINLQPRFSRSDYVDTVRKIQEHIVRGDIYVSNFCQEFYADNAVIDPLDVFNRLNALSPNPFACFFKHYQQYIICASPERFLAKRGNKLISQPIKGTAKRQANYQQDELIKHQLQTNQKERQENVMVVDLVRNDLTHSAKPGTVKTEELFGIYSFNQVHQMISTVVCEKQDSLSDVQAIKNTFPMGSMTGAPKISTMQLMEQFERSRRGVYSGSVGYFSPDGNCDFNVIIRTLLYNAKNKYLSLHVGSAITYDADAEMEYEECLVKASAMFEVLGIL; this comes from the coding sequence ATGAATTTCATCTCCCCCGATATTACCGCATTCAAACAAAAAGCACTGCAATGGGCTTCAGGGTTCGGTGTGGCCTGTTATCTCGATTCGAATAACTTCAGCGACCCATACACTAATTTTGATGCGCTGATCGCGACTGGTGTTAAGCATGAACTGAAGGCGGATATCGGTTCGGCATTTGAGCAGTTAGAGCAGTACAGGTATGAGCATCCGGGTTGGATGACGGGCTTCTTTACCTACGATTTGAAGAATGAGATAGAACAGCTATCATCCAGTAATCCTGATCATCTGCACCTCCCCGGTCTGTATTTTTTTGTTCCTGAACATCTGATCATTATAAAAGGGGATGAGGTGATTATCACATCAGATGATTCGCAGAATATCCTGCAAGAGATAGAAAAGCAGGGAATACAGTTTTATCAAGGCTCTCCTGCTATTAACCTGCAACCACGCTTCAGCAGATCAGATTATGTAGATACAGTCAGGAAGATACAGGAACATATTGTTCGCGGCGATATCTACGTAAGCAACTTTTGTCAGGAGTTTTACGCAGACAATGCGGTGATAGACCCGCTGGATGTTTTTAACCGCTTAAACGCGCTATCGCCCAACCCCTTTGCTTGTTTTTTTAAGCATTATCAGCAATATATCATCTGCGCATCGCCCGAAAGGTTTTTAGCTAAACGGGGGAACAAACTCATCTCGCAACCCATTAAAGGCACGGCTAAAAGACAAGCTAATTACCAGCAGGACGAACTAATAAAACACCAACTACAAACCAACCAAAAAGAGCGGCAGGAGAACGTGATGGTAGTTGATCTGGTGCGTAATGATCTTACCCATTCGGCCAAGCCGGGTACGGTTAAAACCGAGGAGTTATTTGGCATATACAGCTTCAACCAGGTACATCAAATGATATCGACCGTGGTTTGCGAAAAGCAGGATAGCTTATCGGATGTACAGGCCATTAAAAACACGTTCCCCATGGGCAGCATGACGGGTGCACCAAAAATAAGTACCATGCAGCTAATGGAACAGTTTGAACGAAGCAGGCGGGGCGTGTATTCCGGTAGTGTGGGTTATTTCTCTCCGGATGGTAATTGCGATTTTAACGTAATTATCCGCACTTTATTGTACAATGCTAAAAATAAATATTTATCCCTGCATGTTGGCAGTGCTATCACTTATGATGCCGATGCAGAAATGGAGTATGAGGAGTGTTTGGTAAAAGCTTCGGCGATGTTTGAGGTATTGGGAATATTATGA
- a CDS encoding adenylosuccinate synthase, translated as MAVDVLLGLQWGDEGKGKIVDVLAADYDLIARFQGGPNAGHTLEFDGQKFVLNTIPSGIFFDNTLNLIGNGVVIDPITLKKELDKLKAAGHDLLAKKNLVIAKKAHLILPTHQLLDAASEKKMGDGKIGSTLKGIGPTYMDKTGRNGLRIGDITLPDFKERYQKLVSKHTSMLQALYGEVVDFAEREAAFFEALDVIKQFPLVDSEHFVNDYIRKGKKVLAEGAQGAMLDIDFGSYPFVTSSNTTSAGACTGLGIAPSQIGEVIGIFKAYCTRVGGGPFPTELDNETGEELRKLGHEFGATTGRPRRTGWIDLPALKYAIMLNGVTQLVMTKADVLSGFEKIYACTHYNYNGEVIDYMPYDICTISPEPVLQEIEGWNEDITGITQLDQIPASLNNYMLFLKEQLGVPVKYLSVGPDRVQTLVLPV; from the coding sequence ATGGCTGTTGACGTTTTATTAGGCCTGCAATGGGGCGACGAAGGTAAAGGAAAAATTGTTGATGTACTGGCTGCCGATTACGATCTGATCGCGCGTTTCCAGGGCGGCCCGAATGCCGGCCATACGCTGGAGTTTGACGGGCAGAAGTTTGTACTGAACACCATCCCCTCGGGTATATTTTTTGACAACACACTAAACCTGATAGGTAATGGCGTGGTGATAGACCCCATCACCCTAAAAAAAGAACTTGATAAACTGAAAGCCGCCGGGCACGACCTGCTGGCTAAAAAGAACCTGGTGATCGCCAAAAAAGCGCACCTGATATTGCCAACCCACCAATTGCTGGATGCCGCGTCGGAAAAAAAGATGGGCGACGGCAAGATCGGCTCTACCCTGAAAGGTATTGGCCCAACTTATATGGATAAGACCGGCCGTAATGGTTTGCGCATTGGCGATATTACCCTGCCCGATTTTAAAGAGCGCTACCAAAAACTGGTATCCAAGCATACATCTATGCTACAGGCTCTATACGGCGAAGTTGTTGATTTTGCCGAGCGCGAAGCGGCGTTCTTTGAAGCGTTGGACGTGATCAAACAATTCCCGCTGGTAGATTCGGAGCACTTTGTGAACGACTATATCCGCAAGGGCAAAAAAGTACTGGCCGAAGGCGCCCAGGGCGCTATGCTGGATATCGACTTTGGTTCGTACCCGTTTGTTACCTCATCAAACACTACCTCGGCAGGTGCCTGCACCGGTTTAGGTATAGCCCCAAGCCAAATTGGCGAGGTGATTGGCATATTTAAAGCTTATTGCACCCGCGTAGGCGGTGGCCCCTTCCCTACCGAACTGGATAACGAAACCGGCGAAGAACTACGCAAATTAGGCCATGAGTTTGGCGCTACTACCGGTCGCCCGCGTCGTACCGGCTGGATAGACCTGCCTGCTTTAAAATACGCGATTATGCTTAACGGCGTTACCCAACTGGTGATGACCAAGGCCGACGTATTAAGCGGTTTTGAAAAGATATACGCCTGTACCCATTACAATTACAATGGCGAGGTGATAGATTATATGCCATACGATATCTGCACCATTAGCCCTGAACCTGTTTTACAGGAGATAGAAGGCTGGAACGAAGATATCACCGGTATTACCCAACTGGACCAGATCCCGGCATCGTTGAATAACTACATGCTGTTTTTGAAAGAGCAATTAGGCGTTCCGGTAAAATACCTTTCGGTTGGGCCGGATAGGGTGCAGACCCTAGTGTTGCCAGTTTAG
- a CDS encoding nucleotidyl transferase AbiEii/AbiGii toxin family protein, whose protein sequence is MLREETVEPATLGLLKQIISLPEMKDFRLVGGTAISLLYGHRKSIDLDLFTDKQIERDIVVSTLENIFGDIKSRDITRNIIQCNIQNVKVDLVAIRDPFIYPVQILDGIPFPDTRELIALKLNAIKGRGRKKDFWDIAKLLEFYSFDNLFEFYHDRYTYDDTFAVIRSMAYFNDAEDDIDPDTLDKITWVDVKKTISKGLEVYYKRKI, encoded by the coding sequence ATGTTACGAGAAGAAACAGTCGAACCGGCTACATTGGGACTTTTAAAGCAAATCATTTCATTGCCTGAAATGAAAGATTTCAGACTGGTTGGAGGTACTGCAATATCTCTACTATATGGCCACCGCAAATCGATAGATCTTGATCTTTTTACTGATAAGCAGATCGAACGTGATATAGTCGTCTCTACATTAGAAAACATCTTCGGGGACATTAAATCCCGGGATATAACAAGAAATATCATTCAATGTAACATCCAAAACGTGAAAGTCGACCTTGTTGCCATCAGAGACCCTTTCATATATCCAGTGCAAATATTAGACGGTATTCCCTTTCCTGATACGAGGGAATTGATCGCCTTAAAATTGAATGCTATTAAAGGCCGGGGGCGCAAAAAAGACTTTTGGGACATCGCTAAATTGTTAGAATTCTATTCTTTTGATAATCTTTTTGAATTTTATCATGATAGATATACTTATGATGATACCTTTGCGGTAATTAGATCAATGGCATACTTTAACGATGCGGAAGATGACATTGATCCTGATACATTAGATAAAATAACCTGGGTTGACGTGAAAAAGACGATCAGCAAAGGTTTGGAAGTTTACTATAAAAGAAAGATATAA
- a CDS encoding DUF6922 domain-containing protein, with the protein MNKPILSKQAFWDVDMDKIDYEKNARHVVEKVIERGTNDDFISILKFYGFEHVKQLALQALWLSDISISFCCALFKVKPTDFKCYEKKQSNRLHWDF; encoded by the coding sequence ATGAATAAACCGATCTTAAGTAAACAGGCATTTTGGGATGTTGATATGGATAAGATCGACTATGAGAAGAATGCTCGCCACGTTGTTGAAAAGGTGATCGAGCGCGGTACAAATGATGACTTTATTAGCATATTAAAATTTTATGGCTTTGAGCATGTCAAACAGCTTGCCTTACAGGCGCTCTGGCTATCGGATATAAGCATAAGCTTTTGCTGCGCACTATTCAAAGTAAAACCTACCGACTTTAAATGTTACGAGAAGAAACAGTCGAACCGGCTACATTGGGACTTTTAA
- a CDS encoding Fur family transcriptional regulator: MSQTETIAMVKKIFEAYLENKSLRKTPERFAILEEIYSRNDHFDVESLYIHMKNKKYRVSRATVYNTLELLVSCDLVTKHQFGKNMAQFEKSYGYKQHDHIICIDCGKVVEFCDPRIQQIQSMMGGLLKFDIKHHSLNLYGNCTKLKEGFCDRKVS; encoded by the coding sequence ATGTCGCAAACAGAAACCATAGCTATGGTTAAAAAAATTTTCGAAGCTTACCTCGAAAATAAAAGCCTGAGGAAAACCCCCGAGCGCTTTGCCATTTTAGAAGAGATCTATTCGCGGAACGACCACTTTGATGTGGAATCGTTATACATCCACATGAAAAATAAAAAGTACCGGGTTAGCCGCGCCACGGTATATAATACGCTGGAATTGCTGGTATCGTGCGACCTGGTGACCAAACACCAGTTCGGTAAGAATATGGCCCAGTTCGAAAAATCGTACGGGTATAAACAGCACGACCATATCATTTGCATTGATTGCGGAAAGGTGGTTGAGTTTTGCGATCCGCGCATCCAGCAGATCCAAAGTATGATGGGCGGTTTGTTGAAATTCGACATCAAGCACCACTCGCTTAATCTTTATGGCAATTGTACTAAACTTAAAGAAGGTTTTTGTGACCGAAAAGTTTCCTGA
- a CDS encoding RelA/SpoT family protein codes for MKDIVIDLEAEKNEILKRYRALLRASKSTLQKGDKRMIRKAFDMALESHKDMRRKSGEPYIYHPIAVAQIAAEEIGLGTTSIVCALLHDVVEDTDVSLDDIEREFGKKVAKIIDGLTKISGVFDTNSSLQAENFRKMLLTLADDVRVILIKLADRLHNMRTMEFMPRDKQLKLSSETVYLYAPLAHRLGLYAIKSELEDLSMKYMESETYQFIKNKLNEKKAEREKFIRDFIDPIKKVLEGQGLQADMFGRPKSIHSIWNKMKKKAIPFEEVYDLFAIRIILDSAPENEKSDCWKAYSIVTDLYRPNPDRLRDWVSSPKANGYESLHTTVMGPRGQWVEVQIRTKRMNEIAEKGFAAHWKYKESSVDNGLDQWIQKVRDMLKNPDSNALDFLDDFKMNLFSDEIFIFTPKGALIQLPSSATALDFAFEIHTDVGASCIGAKVNHKLVPLNYKLQNGDQVEIITSGKQTPKEDWLNIVVTAKAKAKIKSSLKEEKRKIAEDGKEILERKLKSLKITYNSENLHKLSYYFKLPSTQELFYNVAKGLIDLKDLKEYQASEKSVENKPQDKIDTDQVQSLLKSIKTKDSDMLLIGEDMQKIDYTLANCCNPIPGDDVFGFITVSEGIKIHRTNCPNATKLMSNYGYRVVKARWTNQQELAFLTGLRITGIDDVGLINKLTTVISNDFKVNIRSITVDSDNGIFEGSIMVYVNDTEHLENLIKRLKMVRGITAVTRFDSAPAVERAS; via the coding sequence ATGAAAGATATAGTGATAGATTTAGAAGCAGAGAAGAACGAGATACTGAAAAGGTACCGGGCTTTGCTGCGCGCATCCAAATCAACCCTGCAAAAAGGCGATAAACGCATGATACGCAAAGCTTTCGATATGGCGCTGGAAAGCCATAAAGATATGCGCCGTAAAAGTGGCGAGCCTTATATCTACCACCCCATTGCCGTTGCGCAAATAGCTGCCGAGGAAATTGGCCTGGGCACTACCTCTATTGTATGCGCCCTGCTGCACGATGTTGTTGAAGATACCGACGTTTCGCTGGATGATATCGAACGCGAGTTTGGCAAAAAGGTAGCCAAGATCATCGATGGATTGACCAAGATCTCGGGCGTATTCGATACCAACAGTTCGCTGCAGGCCGAGAATTTCCGTAAGATGCTGCTTACCCTGGCCGACGATGTGAGGGTGATCCTGATCAAACTGGCCGACCGCCTGCATAACATGCGCACTATGGAGTTTATGCCGCGCGATAAGCAGCTGAAGCTATCGTCGGAAACCGTATACCTGTATGCCCCGCTGGCACACCGCCTGGGTTTATATGCCATAAAGTCAGAGTTGGAAGACCTTTCTATGAAATACATGGAAAGCGAAACTTACCAGTTCATCAAAAATAAACTAAACGAAAAAAAGGCCGAACGCGAGAAGTTTATCCGCGATTTCATCGACCCGATAAAAAAAGTGCTTGAAGGGCAGGGCTTGCAGGCCGATATGTTTGGCCGTCCAAAATCCATCCATTCCATATGGAATAAGATGAAGAAAAAGGCGATCCCGTTTGAAGAGGTATACGATCTGTTTGCCATCCGCATCATATTGGACAGCGCGCCCGAGAACGAAAAATCGGATTGCTGGAAAGCTTATTCTATCGTTACCGACCTGTACCGCCCCAACCCCGACCGCCTGCGCGATTGGGTATCATCGCCTAAGGCCAACGGTTACGAATCGTTGCATACCACTGTAATGGGTCCCCGCGGCCAATGGGTAGAGGTGCAGATCCGTACCAAACGCATGAACGAAATTGCCGAAAAGGGCTTCGCGGCACACTGGAAATATAAAGAATCATCGGTAGATAACGGCCTTGACCAATGGATCCAAAAGGTGCGCGACATGTTGAAGAACCCCGACAGCAACGCGCTGGACTTCCTGGATGATTTCAAAATGAACCTTTTTAGCGACGAGATCTTCATCTTTACGCCAAAAGGGGCCCTGATACAATTGCCATCAAGCGCTACAGCTTTGGACTTTGCCTTTGAGATACATACGGATGTTGGCGCCAGTTGTATCGGCGCCAAGGTGAACCACAAACTGGTGCCGTTGAACTATAAGCTGCAAAACGGCGACCAGGTAGAGATCATCACATCGGGCAAGCAAACACCTAAAGAGGATTGGTTGAACATTGTGGTAACGGCCAAGGCCAAAGCCAAGATCAAATCATCGTTAAAAGAAGAGAAACGCAAAATAGCTGAAGATGGCAAGGAGATACTGGAGCGTAAGTTAAAATCGCTGAAGATCACTTATAATTCAGAGAACCTGCATAAGCTAAGCTATTATTTTAAGCTGCCATCTACCCAGGAACTGTTCTACAACGTGGCCAAAGGCTTGATCGATCTGAAAGACCTGAAAGAATACCAGGCATCGGAAAAGAGCGTCGAGAACAAGCCGCAGGATAAAATTGATACCGACCAGGTACAAAGTCTGCTGAAAAGCATCAAAACGAAGGATAGCGATATGCTGCTGATTGGCGAGGATATGCAGAAGATAGACTATACCCTGGCTAATTGCTGCAACCCTATCCCGGGCGATGACGTATTTGGCTTCATCACCGTGAGTGAAGGTATTAAGATCCATCGTACCAATTGTCCTAATGCTACCAAACTGATGTCGAACTATGGTTATCGCGTTGTAAAAGCCCGCTGGACAAACCAACAGGAGCTGGCATTTTTAACCGGCTTGCGCATTACGGGTATTGATGATGTGGGCCTGATCAATAAGTTAACTACGGTTATCTCTAACGATTTTAAAGTAAACATCCGCTCCATCACTGTAGATAGCGATAACGGGATCTTCGAGGGTTCGATAATGGTTTACGTGAACGATACCGAGCATTTGGAAAACCTGATCAAGCGTTTAAAAATGGTGCGCGGCATCACTGCGGTTACCCGCTTTGATTCGGCCCCGGCGGTAGAGCGGGCATCCTGA
- a CDS encoding DUF4294 domain-containing protein produces the protein MKFIGFVLVFCCFASIALSQNTLPRPKLGKNDTIKTYLTEYDGELIPWTVTPEVKIVDTRIFKSEKDRQDYNRLRYNVYKVLPYMRFASAQYQQLQRDLATTGDKSKQKEMVKACETRVKDLFNKEIKNLTITQGEILIKLVNRETGNTSYDMLKELKGGLNAFMFQSIARIFGHNLKETYNPEEERDIESILQSAGYISFNN, from the coding sequence ATGAAATTTATTGGCTTTGTATTGGTGTTTTGCTGCTTCGCTTCCATAGCGCTGTCACAAAATACATTGCCACGCCCTAAGTTAGGCAAAAACGATACCATTAAAACTTATTTAACAGAATATGACGGAGAGTTGATACCGTGGACAGTTACCCCCGAAGTTAAAATAGTTGACACCCGAATTTTTAAGAGCGAAAAAGACCGCCAGGATTACAACCGCCTGCGCTACAACGTGTATAAGGTATTGCCTTACATGCGTTTTGCCAGTGCCCAGTACCAGCAGTTACAGCGCGATCTGGCTACCACCGGCGATAAAAGCAAGCAAAAGGAAATGGTAAAAGCTTGCGAAACCAGGGTGAAGGACCTATTTAACAAGGAGATAAAGAACCTGACCATTACGCAGGGCGAGATATTGATAAAATTAGTTAACCGCGAAACAGGAAATACAAGTTATGATATGCTGAAGGAATTGAAGGGCGGATTGAACGCCTTTATGTTCCAGTCTATTGCACGGATATTTGGCCATAACCTGAAAGAGACCTACAATCCCGAAGAGGAGAGGGATATCGAATCTATTCTGCAATCGGCAGGGTATATTTCCTTCAATAATTAA
- a CDS encoding glutathione peroxidase codes for MDDKSIYQFSVKRLNGEEVNLGDYKNKVLLIVNTASQCGFTPQLKELEELRKLYKDQDFEILAFPSNDFGGQEPLAGSEISKFCAINFGTHFPLFDKVRVRGPYSHPLFQFLADKRLNGTVASAPRWNFHKYLVDAHGLVTDFFYPFTKPTSSKIRKKIDRLLAAGH; via the coding sequence ATGGACGATAAGAGCATTTACCAGTTTAGCGTTAAAAGGCTAAACGGTGAAGAAGTTAACCTTGGCGATTATAAAAACAAGGTACTGTTAATTGTAAATACCGCGTCGCAATGCGGTTTTACCCCACAGCTTAAGGAGCTGGAAGAACTGAGAAAGTTATACAAAGACCAGGATTTTGAGATACTGGCATTCCCATCTAACGATTTTGGCGGGCAGGAGCCTTTAGCTGGCAGCGAGATCAGTAAGTTTTGCGCCATCAACTTTGGTACGCATTTCCCGCTGTTTGACAAAGTGAGGGTACGCGGGCCTTATAGCCATCCGTTGTTCCAGTTTTTGGCGGACAAGAGACTGAACGGTACCGTAGCATCGGCCCCAAGATGGAATTTTCATAAATACCTTGTTGATGCCCACGGTTTGGTAACCGACTTTTTTTACCCGTTTACCAAGCCAACATCATCAAAGATCAGGAAAAAGATAGACCGCCTGCTGGCAGCGGGACATTGA